From Ipomoea triloba cultivar NCNSP0323 chromosome 5, ASM357664v1, the proteins below share one genomic window:
- the LOC116020491 gene encoding uncharacterized protein LOC116020491, with protein sequence MRKATSGKRRLTISFFSNNEEGADAAAVRRDQLALGQIHQGVHYSIFGQLARAETAKQAWDILKVSNKGVDRSQKSKLQTLRRLYDRCEMASTETVDMYFSRLIDLVNKMRLYGDTIEDESHDTEDLSIAELKGMIESHIERIASKSEPLAEEALKSQVTFNMTSSNQRGGGAGRGRGRGRGGFRGRGRGNSNQGRGRDCWYEEDGHENQANVAEKSGESSTESETLFLVSNSLSAYENIWFLDTGGSNHMCGKKELFSELDELIRSEVSN encoded by the exons ATGAGGAAGGCAACTAGTGGCAAAAGACGATTGACAATCTCTTTCTTCAGTAACAACGAAG aaggagctgatgcagcTGCTGTACGGAGAGATCAATTGGCGTTGGGACAAATTCATCAAGGTGTTCATTACTCCATTTTTGGGCAGCTAGCTCGTGCTGAAACAGCAAAACAAGCTTGGGACATCTTAAAGGTGTCAAACAAAGGAGTCGACCGGTCACAGAAGTCCAAGCTGCAGACGTTGAGAAGGTTGTATGATCGTTGTGAGATGGCCTCTACAGAAACCGTAGATATGTATTTCTCTCGTCttattgatcttgtaaataagatgaggttatacgGAGACACAATTGAGgatg AGTCACACGATACCGAGGACTTGTCAATTGCtgagttaaaaggtatgatcgAAAGTCATATTGAAAGGATTGCGTCAAAATCAGAACCACtagcagaagaagctttgaagagccaagtcaccTTTAATATGACTAGCtctaatcaaagaggtggaggagctggtagaggtcgtggaagaggTAGAGGAGGATTcagaggaagaggacgtggtaactcaAATCAAGGAAGGGGACGAG ATTGCTGGTATGAAGAGGATGGTCATGAAAATCAAGCAAATGTTGCTGAAAAATCTGGTGAGAGTTCTACTGAAtctgaaaccttatttttggtcaGTAACAGTTTGTCGGCAtatgaaaacatatggttcttggatactggaGGGAGTAATcatatgtgtgggaagaaagaattgttttcagagTTGGATGAATTAATACGATCTGAG gtgtccaactaa
- the LOC116020492 gene encoding acetylajmalan esterase-like: MATSLLLTSLLLFPLAIAANSGPLPAFKRIYQFGDSLSDTGNLLRWGKMFYPADRLPYGETYFRKATGRFSDGRLILDHIAAALKLPFIDAYLNTNASFAHGVNFAVAGATANDLDFFTKRNVTMPTFKPPISQQLKWFEAHVNFTCRRARRRSASCSGKFGTNSLFIFGEYGGNDYFPAFQQGKSIDEVKSYVPYTVAAIVRGIKRIVKLGAKRIIVPGPLPFGCMPSQLSAFSGVADPTDYDEFGCLKPYNSFISYHNRYLRALVSSLHREFSGKGVVIVYADYYGGFMDILRNVTQLGFDKGGLLKACCGIGGEYKFDHDRPCGTDGVGSCSEPGRAVHWDGVHLTDAAYHHISQFVIDQVFSKLAF, encoded by the coding sequence ATGGCGACTTCCTTGTTGCTAACCTCTTTGCTTCTATTCCCTTTAGCCATTGCTGCCAACTCGGGCCCCCTTCCCGCCTTCAAAAGAATCTACCAATTCGGAGATTCCCTCTCCGATACCGGAAACTTACTCCGTTGGGGCAAAATGTTTTACCCCGCCGACCGCCTCCCGTACGGAGAAACCTACTTCCGTAAAGCCACCGGCAGATTCTCCGACGGCCGCCTCATCCTCGACCACATCGCCGCCGCACTCAAGCTCCCGTTCATCGACGCCTACCTAAACACCAACGCCTCATTCGCTCACGGCGTTAATTTCGCCGTCGCCGGAGCAACGGCCAACGACCTAGATTTTTTCACCAAGAGAAACGTCACCATGCCCACCTTCAAACCCCCGATTAGCCAACAACTAAAGTGGTTCGAAGCGCACGTGAACTTCACGTGCCGCCGCGCGCGTCGACGCAGTGCGTCGTGCTCCGGAAAATTCGGAACTAACTCTCTCTTCATTTTCGGAGAGTATGGCGGCAACGACTACTTCCCCGCTTTCCAGCAAGGAAAATCCATCGATGAAGTTAAATCTTACGTTCCGTACACCGTCGCCGCCATCGTTCGCGGAATTAAACGAATCGTCAAGCTCGGAGCAAAGCGGATCATAGTTCCCGGCCCCCTTCCGTTCGGCTGCATGCCGTCTCAACTCTCCGCTTTTTCCGGCGTCGCCGATCCAACCGATTACGACGAATTCGGATGCCTGAAACCCTACAACAGCTTCATTTCATACCACAACCGCTATTTACGCGCCCTTGTGTCTTCTCTCCACCGAGAATTTTCCGGCAAGGGTGTTGTGATCGTTTACGCCGATTATTACGGTGGTTTTATGGATATTCTCCGGAACGTGACTCAGCTGGGGTTCGATAAGGGGGGATTGCTTAAAGCGTGCTGTGGAATAGGTGGGGAGTATAAGTTCGATCACGATCGGCCTTGTGGAACCGACGGCGTCGGGTCGTGCTCGGAGCCAGGCCGGGCCGTGCACTGGGACGGTGTTCATCTCACCGATGCAGCGTACCATCATATTTCACAGTTTGTGATTGATCAAGTGTTTAGCAAGCTTGCCTTTTAG